Proteins encoded together in one Paracidovorax wautersii window:
- a CDS encoding DUF2917 domain-containing protein yields the protein MSTATRLESQQSPGAARRADAPCGSWSLGDRQALSLQPRVRSVLRVQAGGLWVTVTPRGGQGARAVGARWAADAFLQPGDALVVDAGERAVFEPWPAGGAAFAWEPLSCAAPAAVSVREAWRTLVAPPWAELAGRTRSAFGHAGAAGLALGRLALGLWRFAGARRRGRIAPPPCGAAH from the coding sequence ATGTCTACAGCCACTCGCCTTGAATCGCAACAATCGCCCGGTGCCGCCCGGCGCGCGGATGCTCCCTGCGGCAGCTGGTCGCTGGGTGATCGCCAGGCCCTGTCGCTGCAACCGCGGGTGCGCAGCGTGTTGCGGGTGCAGGCCGGCGGCTTGTGGGTCACCGTCACGCCGCGGGGCGGGCAGGGCGCCCGTGCGGTGGGTGCGCGGTGGGCTGCCGACGCGTTCCTGCAGCCAGGCGACGCGCTGGTCGTGGACGCCGGCGAGCGCGCGGTGTTCGAGCCCTGGCCCGCCGGTGGCGCGGCCTTCGCCTGGGAGCCGCTGTCCTGTGCGGCCCCGGCGGCCGTGTCCGTGCGGGAGGCTTGGCGCACGCTGGTCGCTCCGCCCTGGGCCGAGCTCGCGGGCCGCACGCGGTCGGCGTTCGGCCATGCGGGTGCCGCCGGTCTCGCCCTGGGCCGGCTGGCGCTGGGACTGTGGCGCTTTGCCGGCGCGCGGCGCCGGGGCCGCATCGCGCCGCCGCCCTGCGGCGCCGCGCATTGA
- a CDS encoding LysR substrate-binding domain-containing protein gives MSLSSASPTIAHLRTRPVATGHWRAFLAVARHLNFRAAAEELSLTQSAVSRQIQALEDEVGVPLFLRHTRAVELTGAGAQLQRAVGPALERIDAAVRLVRQTAGRKSVGITTWASFASMWLIPRMEEFQRDNPDIDIRIDASDNNVDLETSDVDLALRYAMPGSVAHGAQRLFGEQLAVVASPWLLKSAPPIRTPADVAQFTIIEAGDAHRAQHLEWLTWRRWFDLNGQPKLQPKRWLYFSYAQQIVQAALAGQGLALARMPLVAESLASGDLVEVLPRHRLDSPLAYWLLVGPRSAQRPEIKAFCAWLLLQAQSTRQAIGDLPDPDLNDNLD, from the coding sequence ATGAGCCTGTCCAGCGCCTCCCCCACCATCGCCCACCTGCGCACCCGGCCCGTGGCCACAGGCCACTGGCGCGCCTTCCTCGCAGTGGCGCGGCATCTGAACTTCCGCGCCGCGGCGGAAGAGCTGTCGCTGACCCAGTCCGCCGTGAGCCGGCAGATCCAGGCGCTGGAGGACGAGGTGGGCGTGCCCCTCTTTCTGCGCCATACCCGCGCCGTGGAGCTGACCGGTGCGGGCGCCCAGCTGCAGCGCGCCGTGGGGCCGGCACTGGAGCGCATCGACGCGGCCGTGCGCCTGGTGCGCCAGACGGCGGGGCGCAAGAGCGTGGGCATCACCACCTGGGCCAGCTTCGCCTCGATGTGGCTGATTCCGCGCATGGAAGAGTTCCAGCGCGACAACCCCGACATCGACATCCGCATCGATGCCAGCGACAACAACGTGGACCTGGAAACGTCCGATGTGGACCTGGCGCTGCGCTACGCCATGCCGGGCTCGGTCGCGCACGGGGCGCAGCGGCTGTTCGGCGAGCAGCTGGCGGTGGTGGCCAGCCCGTGGCTGCTGAAAAGCGCGCCCCCGATCCGCACGCCCGCGGATGTCGCGCAGTTCACCATCATCGAGGCCGGCGATGCGCACCGCGCGCAGCACCTGGAATGGCTCACCTGGCGGCGCTGGTTCGACCTGAACGGCCAGCCCAAGCTGCAGCCCAAGCGCTGGCTGTACTTCAGCTACGCGCAGCAGATCGTGCAGGCGGCGCTGGCCGGACAGGGCTTGGCGCTGGCCCGCATGCCCCTGGTGGCCGAGAGCCTGGCCTCGGGCGACCTGGTGGAGGTGCTGCCCCGCCACCGGCTCGACTCGCCGCTGGCCTACTGGCTGCTGGTGGGGCCGCGCAGCGCGCAGCGGCCGGAGATCAAGGCCTTCTGCGCGTGGCTGCTGCTGCAGGCGCAGTCCACGCGCCAGGCCATCGGCGACCTGCCCGACCCGGACCTGAACGACAACCTGGACTGA